One region of Pseudomonas glycinae genomic DNA includes:
- a CDS encoding diiron oxygenase, translating into MSALSREPVFQFSLNDWNTRASVRTSTHDYRLPANVQEQLETRHWFPPTFLPYLAHPVIEAAGRSMLHRLTARHLVHFLDYTTLLEHRIVNRAVETIVHGELPVAVPAPMKTAALQLYTDEGYHALFSNQVAEQIASLYGITKRPVMPRRITRMNLLIARTDQQQRPLACFLLGFVSETIIARELLDVCRDSLVSGVNDMLRDHLTDEARHSRYFTEVFHYLWLHLDPRQRTFTATTLLDILEIFFEVDEHWLRESLCGADIAGTTVMEILGTITTAQASRQRARTGSLATMSALKKAGFFAEPQNQTLFARAGLIDG; encoded by the coding sequence ATGAGCGCTCTCTCCAGGGAGCCGGTCTTTCAATTCTCCCTGAATGACTGGAACACCCGCGCCTCGGTCCGCACCAGCACCCACGATTATCGTTTGCCGGCCAACGTGCAGGAACAACTGGAGACCCGGCACTGGTTTCCGCCGACGTTTCTACCGTACCTGGCCCATCCGGTCATCGAAGCAGCGGGCCGCTCGATGCTGCATCGGCTCACGGCCCGGCATCTGGTGCATTTTCTCGACTACACCACGCTGCTCGAACACCGGATCGTCAATCGCGCCGTCGAAACCATTGTCCACGGCGAGCTGCCCGTCGCGGTGCCGGCGCCGATGAAAACCGCCGCGCTCCAGCTCTACACCGACGAGGGCTACCACGCCCTGTTTTCCAACCAGGTGGCGGAGCAGATCGCCAGCCTCTACGGCATCACCAAGCGTCCGGTCATGCCCAGGCGAATCACCCGGATGAACCTGCTGATCGCACGCACAGACCAGCAGCAAAGGCCGCTGGCGTGCTTCTTACTGGGTTTCGTCTCGGAAACCATCATTGCCCGTGAACTGCTGGATGTCTGCCGCGACAGTCTGGTGTCCGGCGTCAACGACATGTTGCGCGATCACCTCACCGACGAAGCGCGCCACAGCCGGTATTTCACCGAAGTGTTCCACTATCTCTGGCTGCACCTGGACCCAAGGCAGCGAACGTTCACCGCGACGACCTTGCTCGACATTCTGGAAATCTTCTTCGAAGTGGATGAGCACTGGCTGCGGGAAAGCCTCTGCGGCGCGGACATTGCAGGCACCACGGTAATGGAGATTCTCGGCACGATCACAACGGCCCAGGCCAGTCGCCAGCGGGCACGCACCGGCAGCCTCGCCACAATGAGCGCGCTGAAGAAAGCCGGATTTTTCGCCGAACCTCAAAACCAGACACTTTTTGCCAGGGCAGGACTGATTGATGGATGA
- a CDS encoding SagB family peptide dehydrogenase, with amino-acid sequence MHINPYLFILPRTPGQIVWNYKDHTQHELDLEHSSRLAQLIHDPDLYDNSNIIDTQLLNAGILTSSKVPTPVWGWDELSRIYHIGTRNIPCEYTPRNIQEWSRQYLEHCNTVLATAPAHDILADTGSNALIALPSPLVLNDDSLSNSLIRRKTCRSFTGTAVSLDDVGTLLYLSLGYLREREADCDDSIAEGLGARRSSPSGGGLNACAGFVFVQNVDGLTPGVYAYHPTEHALSFINPLPDTAPGNLLGGQHFINNLPLGLFITARFDRLWWKYPHSRAYRMALVEAGHLSQTFQLVATALGMNTWLTGAFSDDQVETLLKFENSAEQPLFFVGCGESDGQAMCQEMRDLLREAQP; translated from the coding sequence ATGCATATAAATCCTTATTTATTCATACTGCCACGAACGCCCGGCCAGATAGTCTGGAATTACAAAGACCATACTCAACATGAACTTGATCTGGAACATTCCTCCCGACTGGCGCAACTTATCCACGACCCTGACCTATATGACAACAGCAACATAATAGACACACAGTTATTAAATGCGGGAATACTGACTTCTTCAAAAGTTCCGACACCTGTCTGGGGCTGGGATGAACTGTCCAGGATCTACCATATCGGGACTCGGAATATTCCGTGCGAATACACGCCCCGAAACATTCAGGAATGGTCCAGGCAATACCTCGAACACTGCAACACAGTGCTTGCCACTGCACCTGCGCACGACATCCTTGCGGATACAGGTTCGAACGCACTCATCGCCCTGCCCTCACCGCTGGTATTGAATGACGACAGCCTGTCGAATTCACTGATCCGGCGAAAGACCTGCCGCTCCTTCACCGGCACCGCCGTGTCACTGGACGATGTCGGCACCTTGCTTTACCTGTCCCTCGGTTACCTGCGAGAGCGCGAAGCCGACTGCGACGACAGCATCGCCGAAGGCCTTGGCGCGCGGCGCAGCAGTCCTTCCGGGGGCGGCCTCAATGCCTGCGCCGGGTTCGTGTTTGTACAGAACGTCGACGGACTGACGCCTGGGGTTTATGCCTACCACCCCACCGAACACGCCCTGAGCTTCATCAACCCTTTGCCCGACACCGCACCTGGCAATCTGCTGGGGGGCCAGCACTTCATCAATAACCTGCCATTGGGGCTGTTCATCACCGCCCGCTTCGACCGGCTCTGGTGGAAATACCCGCACTCGCGCGCCTATCGAATGGCGCTCGTCGAAGCCGGGCATCTTTCGCAGACGTTTCAACTGGTGGCTACAGCGCTCGGCATGAACACCTGGCTCACGGGTGCGTTTTCCGATGATCAGGTCGAAACGTTGCTGAAGTTCGAAAACAGTGCGGAACAACCCTTGTTCTTCGTCGGTTGCGGGGAAAGCGACGGCCAGGCGATGTGTCAGGAAATGCGCGACCTGCTGCGTGAGGCCCAGCCATGA
- a CDS encoding class I SAM-dependent rRNA methyltransferase has protein sequence MSLPSLRLKANADRRLRAGHLWIYSNEIDVAATPLHGFKAGDQAILEAAGGKPLGIVAMSPNNLICARLLSRDIKLPLDKSLLVHRLNVALSLRERLFDKPFYRLVYGDSDLLPGLVVDRFGDILVVQLASATMEAHKDDVIAALTQVLKPSGILFKNDSAARDAEGLERYTETVFGVVPEWVALEENGVKFEAPVIQGQKTGWFYDHRMNRARLAPYAKGKRVLDLYSYIGGWGVQAAAFGASEVFCVDASGFALDGVERNAALNGFADKMTCIEGDVFEALKELKASEERFDVIVADPPAFIKRKKDLKNGEGAYRRLNEQAMRLLNKDGILFSASCSMHLPEDDLQNILLTSARHLDRNIQLLERGGQGPDHPVHPAIPETRYIKSITCRLLPNS, from the coding sequence ATGTCCCTGCCTAGCTTGCGCCTCAAAGCCAACGCCGACCGTCGCCTGCGCGCCGGTCACCTGTGGATCTACAGCAACGAAATCGACGTGGCGGCGACCCCGTTGCACGGCTTCAAGGCCGGCGACCAGGCGATTCTCGAAGCCGCCGGCGGCAAGCCGCTGGGCATCGTCGCCATGAGTCCGAACAACCTGATCTGCGCCCGCCTGCTGTCGCGCGACATCAAGCTGCCGTTGGACAAGTCGCTGCTGGTCCATCGGCTCAACGTGGCCCTGTCACTGCGCGAGCGCCTGTTCGACAAGCCGTTCTATCGTCTGGTCTACGGTGATTCCGACCTGCTGCCAGGCCTGGTGGTCGATCGTTTCGGCGACATCCTCGTGGTGCAGCTCGCCTCGGCAACCATGGAAGCCCATAAAGATGACGTGATCGCGGCGCTGACCCAAGTGCTCAAGCCAAGCGGCATCCTGTTCAAGAACGACTCCGCCGCCCGCGATGCCGAAGGCCTCGAGCGCTACACCGAAACCGTATTCGGCGTGGTGCCGGAGTGGGTGGCTCTGGAAGAGAACGGTGTGAAATTCGAAGCGCCGGTCATTCAAGGTCAGAAAACCGGCTGGTTCTACGACCACCGCATGAACCGCGCCCGCCTGGCTCCTTACGCCAAAGGCAAACGCGTGCTGGACCTGTACAGCTACATCGGTGGCTGGGGTGTGCAGGCGGCCGCATTCGGCGCCAGCGAAGTGTTCTGCGTCGACGCCTCGGGCTTCGCCCTCGACGGTGTTGAGCGCAACGCTGCACTGAATGGTTTCGCCGACAAGATGACCTGCATCGAAGGCGACGTCTTCGAAGCCCTGAAGGAACTCAAGGCCAGCGAAGAGCGCTTCGACGTGATCGTTGCCGACCCGCCTGCGTTCATCAAACGCAAGAAAGACCTGAAAAACGGTGAAGGCGCGTACCGTCGCCTGAACGAGCAAGCCATGCGCCTGCTCAACAAGGACGGCATCCTGTTCAGCGCTTCGTGCTCGATGCACCTGCCGGAAGATGACCTGCAGAACATCCTGCTGACCAGCGCCCGTCACCTGGACCGCAACATCCAGCTGCTGGAGCGTGGTGGCCAAGGCCCGGATCACCCGGTACACCCGGCCATCCCGGAAACCCGCTACATCAAGAGCATCACCTGCCGCCTGCTGCCCAACAGCTGA
- a CDS encoding type 1 glutamine amidotransferase domain-containing protein → MATSLSGKRVAFLVTDGFEQVELTGPKQALEQAGAQVDILSAEAGSVKGWNHDKPADDFKVDQTFQGASIDQYDAVVLPGGVQNSDTIRIDQDAQHLVKTGASAGKPIAVICHGSWLLISAGLVNGKTMTSYKTVKDDLVNAGANWVDQEVVKDGHLISSRQPDDIPAFSNALIDALSA, encoded by the coding sequence ATGGCGACTTCTCTCAGCGGCAAGCGCGTCGCTTTTCTGGTAACCGATGGTTTCGAGCAGGTCGAACTGACCGGCCCCAAACAGGCACTTGAGCAGGCAGGAGCGCAGGTTGACATCCTCTCTGCCGAAGCCGGCAGCGTCAAAGGCTGGAATCACGATAAACCGGCGGACGACTTCAAGGTCGACCAGACCTTCCAGGGCGCAAGCATCGATCAATACGATGCCGTGGTGCTCCCGGGCGGTGTGCAGAACTCTGACACCATCCGCATCGACCAGGACGCCCAGCACCTGGTCAAGACCGGTGCCTCCGCCGGCAAACCGATCGCAGTGATCTGCCATGGCAGCTGGCTGCTGATTTCGGCAGGACTGGTCAATGGCAAGACCATGACCAGCTACAAGACCGTCAAGGACGATCTGGTGAATGCGGGGGCGAACTGGGTTGATCAGGAGGTAGTAAAAGACGGCCACCTGATCAGCAGCCGCCAACCGGACGACATTCCGGCGTTCAGCAATGCGCTGATCGACGCGCTGTCGGCATAG
- a CDS encoding HDOD domain-containing protein, whose translation MPAQPQIMVDLQMEQYMPDPDLETIAKLISQDPGLSGSLLKIVNSPYYGLSNKITSIKRAVNLLGSRSIINLINAMSIKGEMNDDTIVTLNRFWDTAQDVAMTCLTLAKRVGTEASDEAYALGLFHDCGVPLMLQRFPDYMTTLETAYANASAERRVVDTENDVYNTNHSVVGYYTAKSWRLPEHVSAAIANHHNALAIFSDETSRNSQMKNLLAILKMAEHICASYRVLGNQTEDFEWQAVGPLVLEYIGLSDYDFETLKQTIRELGAH comes from the coding sequence GTGCCCGCGCAGCCGCAGATCATGGTGGATCTGCAAATGGAGCAGTACATGCCCGACCCCGACCTGGAGACGATCGCCAAGCTGATCTCCCAGGATCCTGGCCTGTCCGGCTCGCTGCTGAAAATCGTCAATTCGCCCTATTACGGCCTGAGCAACAAGATCACCTCGATCAAGCGCGCGGTGAATCTGTTGGGCAGTCGCTCGATCATCAATCTGATCAACGCGATGTCGATCAAGGGCGAAATGAACGATGACACCATCGTCACCCTCAACCGTTTCTGGGACACCGCCCAGGACGTGGCCATGACTTGTCTGACCCTGGCCAAGCGCGTCGGCACCGAGGCGAGCGACGAGGCTTATGCCTTGGGTCTTTTCCATGATTGCGGCGTGCCGCTGATGCTTCAGCGTTTCCCCGACTACATGACCACGCTGGAGACGGCCTATGCCAATGCGAGTGCCGAGCGCCGGGTCGTGGACACCGAGAACGATGTCTACAACACCAACCACTCGGTCGTCGGCTATTACACCGCAAAGTCCTGGCGCCTGCCGGAGCATGTCAGCGCGGCCATCGCCAACCATCACAATGCCCTGGCGATCTTCAGCGACGAGACCTCGCGCAACAGTCAGATGAAAAACCTGCTGGCGATCCTGAAAATGGCCGAGCACATCTGCGCGTCCTACCGGGTACTGGGCAACCAGACCGAAGACTTCGAATGGCAGGCCGTCGGGCCGCTGGTGCTCGAGTATATCGGGCTTTCCGATTACGACTTCGAGACGTTGAAGCAGACGATCCGCGAACTTGGCGCGCACTGA
- the mutM gene encoding bifunctional DNA-formamidopyrimidine glycosylase/DNA-(apurinic or apyrimidinic site) lyase — MPELPEVETTRRGIAPHLEGQRVSRVIVRDRRLRWPIPEDLDVRLSGQRIVLVERRAKYLLINAEVGTLISHLGMSGNLRLVEVGMPAAKHEHVDIELESGLALRYTDPRRFGAMLWSTDPLNHELLIRLGPEPLTDLFDGERLYQLSRGRSMAVKPFIMDNAVVVGVGNIYATEALFAAGIDPRREAKGISRARYLKLAIEIKRILAAAIERGGTTLRDFIGGDGQPGYFQQELFVYGRGGEHCKVCGTGLREMKLGQRASVWCPRCQS; from the coding sequence ATGCCTGAACTGCCGGAAGTCGAAACCACCCGCCGCGGCATTGCTCCGCACCTGGAAGGCCAACGGGTCAGCCGCGTAATCGTGCGTGACCGGCGCTTACGCTGGCCGATTCCCGAAGACCTCGATGTGCGCCTGTCCGGGCAGCGCATCGTGCTGGTCGAGCGGCGCGCCAAGTATCTGCTGATCAACGCCGAAGTCGGCACATTGATCAGCCACTTGGGCATGTCGGGCAACCTGCGGCTGGTTGAGGTCGGGATGCCGGCGGCCAAGCATGAGCATGTCGATATCGAGCTGGAGTCGGGCCTGGCCCTGCGCTACACCGATCCACGGCGCTTCGGGGCGATGCTCTGGAGCACCGACCCGCTCAATCACGAGTTGCTGATCCGCCTGGGTCCGGAGCCGTTGACCGATCTGTTCGATGGCGAGCGGTTGTATCAGCTATCACGCGGGCGCTCGATGGCGGTCAAGCCGTTCATCATGGACAACGCGGTGGTGGTGGGGGTCGGCAACATCTACGCGACCGAGGCGCTGTTCGCCGCCGGAATCGATCCGCGGCGAGAGGCCAAGGGCATTTCCCGGGCGCGGTATCTGAAGCTGGCGATCGAGATCAAACGCATCCTCGCGGCGGCCATTGAGCGCGGCGGCACCACGTTGCGTGATTTCATCGGTGGCGACGGGCAGCCGGGGTATTTCCAGCAGGAACTGTTTGTCTACGGTCGCGGCGGCGAGCACTGCAAGGTCTGCGGCACGGGCCTGCGGGAAATGAAGCTCGGCCAGCGCGCCAGCGTCTGGTGCCCGCGCTGCCAAAGCTGA
- a CDS encoding YfhL family 4Fe-4S dicluster ferredoxin, producing MSLIITDDCINCDVCEPECPNAAISQGEEIYVIDPNLCTQCVGHYDEPQCQQVCPVDCIPLDEAHPETEEQLMEKYRKITGKA from the coding sequence ATGTCCCTGATCATCACCGACGATTGCATCAACTGCGACGTCTGCGAACCCGAGTGCCCGAACGCCGCCATCTCCCAAGGCGAAGAGATCTACGTGATCGACCCGAACCTGTGCACCCAATGCGTCGGCCACTACGACGAGCCGCAGTGCCAGCAGGTCTGTCCGGTGGATTGCATTCCACTGGACGAAGCCCATCCGGAGACTGAAGAACAGTTGATGGAGAAGTACCGCAAGATCACCGGCAAGGCTTGA
- the coaD gene encoding pantetheine-phosphate adenylyltransferase, whose product MNRVLYPGTFDPITKGHGDLVERASRLFDHVIIAVAASPKKNPLFPLEQRVELAREVTKHLPNVEVVGFSTLLAHFAKEQNANVFLRGLRAVSDFEYEFQLANMNRQLAPDVESLFLTPSERYSFISSTLVREIAALGGDISKFVHPAVADALTLRFKK is encoded by the coding sequence ATGAACCGAGTGTTGTACCCAGGTACCTTCGACCCTATTACCAAGGGCCATGGCGATCTGGTCGAACGCGCCTCGCGCCTGTTCGACCATGTGATCATCGCCGTCGCCGCCAGCCCCAAGAAGAATCCGCTGTTCCCGCTGGAACAACGGGTCGAGCTGGCCCGCGAGGTCACCAAACACCTGCCGAACGTGGAAGTGGTCGGCTTCTCGACGCTGCTGGCGCATTTCGCCAAAGAGCAGAACGCCAACGTGTTCCTGCGTGGCCTGCGCGCGGTGTCGGACTTCGAATACGAATTCCAGCTGGCCAACATGAACCGCCAGTTGGCGCCGGATGTGGAGAGCCTGTTTCTCACCCCGTCCGAGCGTTATTCGTTCATTTCCTCGACCCTGGTGCGGGAAATCGCGGCCCTGGGCGGCGACATCAGCAAGTTCGTCCACCCGGCGGTGGCCGACGCCCTGACCCTGCGCTTCAAGAAGTAA
- a CDS encoding GMC family oxidoreductase: MPVPDPFREGLARGWKTYNGAQLNDDLTLETDVAIIGSGAGGGTTAEILSAAGYKVLLIEEGPLKTSSDFKLLEDQAYSSLYQEGIGRMSKDGAITILQGRAVGGTTLINWTSSFRTPEPTLEHWAKEHNVKGHSPADMAPWFEKMEQRLGVAPWMVPPNANNDVIRKGCEQLGYSWHVIPRNVRGCWNLGYCGMGCPTNAKQSMMVTTIPATLEKGGELLYLARAEKLLINGDKVIGLQCVAMDERCVEPTGRTITVKARHYVLAGGGINSPALLMRSDAPDPHKRLGKRTFLHLVNMSAGRFDEVINPFYGAPQSIYSDHFQWKDGTTGPMAYKLEVPPLHPALAATLLGGFGQESAQHMADLPHTHAMLALLRDGFHPDSPGGSVELRGDGSPVLDYQVSPYTWEGLRRSFHSMAEIQFAGGAKAVMPMHADARYVNSLAEARSLIDSLSLELYRTRLGSAHVMGGCAMGEDPKTAVTDSLGRHHQLRNLSIHDGSLFPTSIGANPQLSVYGLTAQLATSLGERLRNP; the protein is encoded by the coding sequence ATGCCCGTACCCGACCCGTTTCGCGAAGGCCTTGCCCGTGGCTGGAAAACCTACAACGGCGCACAACTGAACGATGACCTGACCCTGGAAACCGACGTGGCCATCATCGGCAGCGGTGCCGGCGGTGGCACCACGGCGGAGATCCTCAGCGCCGCCGGCTATAAAGTGCTGCTGATCGAAGAAGGCCCGCTCAAGACCAGCAGCGATTTCAAACTGCTGGAAGACCAGGCCTACAGCAGCCTCTATCAGGAAGGCATCGGCCGCATGAGCAAGGACGGCGCGATCACCATCCTTCAGGGGCGCGCAGTCGGCGGCACCACGCTGATCAACTGGACCTCGAGTTTTCGCACGCCCGAGCCGACCCTGGAACACTGGGCCAAAGAACACAACGTCAAAGGCCACAGCCCCGCCGACATGGCGCCGTGGTTCGAAAAAATGGAGCAGCGTCTCGGCGTCGCTCCGTGGATGGTGCCGCCCAACGCCAACAACGACGTGATCCGCAAAGGCTGCGAACAGCTCGGCTACAGCTGGCACGTGATCCCGCGCAACGTGCGCGGCTGCTGGAACCTCGGCTATTGCGGCATGGGCTGCCCGACCAATGCCAAGCAATCGATGATGGTCACGACCATTCCGGCGACTTTGGAAAAGGGTGGCGAGCTGCTTTATCTGGCCCGGGCCGAAAAGCTTTTGATCAACGGCGACAAAGTCATCGGCCTGCAATGCGTGGCGATGGACGAACGTTGCGTCGAACCGACTGGACGCACGATCACCGTCAAGGCACGGCATTACGTGCTGGCCGGCGGCGGGATCAACAGCCCGGCGCTGCTGATGCGTTCGGACGCACCGGATCCGCACAAACGCCTGGGCAAGCGCACCTTCCTGCATCTGGTGAACATGTCCGCCGGGCGTTTCGACGAGGTGATCAACCCGTTTTACGGTGCGCCGCAATCGATCTACTCGGACCATTTCCAGTGGAAGGACGGCACCACCGGCCCGATGGCCTACAAACTCGAAGTGCCGCCGCTGCACCCAGCGCTGGCCGCCACGTTGCTCGGTGGTTTTGGTCAGGAAAGCGCGCAACACATGGCGGACCTGCCGCACACCCACGCGATGCTGGCCCTGCTGCGTGACGGTTTTCACCCGGACAGCCCGGGCGGCAGCGTCGAGTTGCGCGGTGACGGCTCGCCGGTGCTCGACTATCAGGTCTCGCCTTACACCTGGGAGGGTCTGCGCCGATCCTTCCACAGCATGGCCGAGATCCAGTTCGCCGGCGGCGCCAAAGCGGTGATGCCGATGCACGCCGATGCGCGCTACGTGAACAGCCTGGCCGAGGCCCGCTCATTGATCGACAGCCTGAGTCTGGAGTTGTATCGCACACGTCTGGGCAGCGCCCACGTCATGGGCGGTTGCGCCATGGGCGAGGACCCGAAAACCGCCGTCACCGACAGCCTCGGCCGCCATCATCAACTGCGCAATCTGTCGATTCATGACGGCTCGTTGTTCCCCACCAGCATCGGGGCCAACCCGCAGTTGTCGGTGTATGGTCTGACGGCGCAACTGGCGACATCCCTCGGCGAACGGTTGAGAAACCCGTGA
- a CDS encoding coniferyl aldehyde dehydrogenase, giving the protein MTADIAYLQTLQQPLEELNRLFNAQRAAYAANPMPPATQRQQWLKALRDLLSSERQALIDAISSDFSHRSADETLLAELMPSLHGIHYASQHISQWMKPSRRKVGVAFQPASAKVVYQPLGVVGVIVPWNYPLFLAIGPLTGALAAGNRVMLKLSESTPATGLLLKELLARIFPEDLVCVVLGEADVGVAFSKMRFDHLLFTGSTSVGKHVMRAAAENLTPVTLELGGKSPAIVSRNVPLKDAAERIAFGKTLNAGQTCVAPDYVLVPEERVGGFVEAYRQAVRGFYPTLADNPDYTAIINERQLARLNSYLSDATSKGALLIPLFDQGQGRRMPHSLLLNVSDEMTVMQDEIFGPLLPIVPYQDLDQAFAYINQRPRPLALYYFGYDKREQKRVLSETHSGGVCLNDTLLHVAQDDMPFGGIGPSGMGHYHGHEGFLTFSKAKGVLVKQRFNAAKLIYPPYGKTIQKLIQKLFIR; this is encoded by the coding sequence ATGACTGCCGATATTGCCTACCTGCAAACGCTGCAACAGCCGCTGGAAGAGCTCAACCGGCTGTTCAACGCGCAGCGCGCCGCCTACGCCGCCAACCCGATGCCGCCTGCAACCCAGCGCCAGCAATGGCTCAAGGCCCTGCGCGATTTGCTGAGCAGCGAACGGCAGGCCCTGATCGACGCCATCAGCTCCGACTTCAGCCACCGCAGCGCCGATGAAACCCTGCTCGCCGAACTGATGCCGAGCCTGCACGGCATTCACTACGCCAGCCAGCACATCAGCCAGTGGATGAAACCTTCGCGACGCAAAGTGGGTGTGGCTTTCCAGCCGGCGTCGGCGAAAGTCGTGTATCAGCCCCTCGGAGTGGTCGGCGTCATCGTGCCGTGGAACTATCCGCTGTTTCTCGCCATCGGCCCGCTGACCGGCGCGCTCGCGGCCGGCAACCGGGTGATGCTCAAGCTCAGCGAATCGACCCCGGCCACCGGCCTGTTGCTCAAGGAACTGCTGGCGCGGATCTTCCCCGAAGATCTGGTGTGCGTGGTGCTCGGCGAGGCTGATGTCGGCGTGGCGTTTTCGAAAATGCGTTTCGACCACTTGTTGTTCACCGGTTCCACCAGCGTCGGCAAGCACGTGATGCGGGCAGCGGCAGAGAACCTGACGCCGGTGACCCTGGAGCTGGGCGGCAAGTCCCCGGCCATCGTCTCCCGCAACGTTCCGCTCAAGGACGCCGCCGAACGCATCGCCTTCGGCAAGACCCTCAACGCCGGGCAGACCTGCGTTGCCCCTGACTATGTGCTGGTGCCGGAAGAGCGCGTCGGCGGATTCGTCGAAGCCTATCGCCAGGCCGTGCGCGGGTTTTATCCGACGCTTGCCGACAACCCGGACTACACCGCCATCATCAACGAGCGCCAATTGGCGCGGCTCAACAGCTACCTCAGCGACGCCACCAGCAAGGGCGCGCTGCTGATTCCGCTGTTCGACCAGGGCCAGGGCCGGCGCATGCCCCACAGCCTGCTGCTGAATGTCAGCGACGAGATGACGGTGATGCAGGATGAAATCTTCGGCCCGCTGCTGCCGATCGTGCCGTATCAGGATCTGGATCAGGCATTTGCTTACATCAATCAGCGGCCACGTCCTCTGGCTCTTTACTACTTCGGCTACGACAAACGCGAACAGAAACGCGTGCTCAGCGAAACCCATTCCGGTGGCGTCTGCCTCAACGACACGCTGCTGCATGTGGCGCAGGACGACATGCCGTTCGGCGGCATCGGCCCGTCGGGCATGGGCCATTACCACGGGCACGAAGGTTTCCTGACGTTCAGCAAGGCCAAGGGCGTGCTGGTCAAACAGCGCTTCAACGCGGCGAAGCTGATCTACCCGCCCTACGGCAAAACCATTCAGAAACTGATCCAGAAACTGTTCATTCGCTAA
- a CDS encoding TetR/AcrR family transcriptional regulator, translated as MAPRIKTSERIVQNSLELFNQQGERSISTNHIAAHMEISPGNLYYHFPNKQAIIAVLFSEYESLVDSFLRPPQGRAATVEDKRFYLKELLSAMWRYRFLHRDLEHLLDSDPDLAARYRRFSQRCVIQGAAIYEGFVAAGILKMDRVQIESLTLNAWIILTSWVRFLCTTRENSNYLSEQAIKRGVYQVLVLEAGFVTEQARDEVNALFEEFYVPLAQALEERP; from the coding sequence ATGGCCCCACGGATCAAAACCAGCGAGCGCATCGTGCAGAACAGCCTCGAGCTGTTCAATCAGCAGGGCGAGCGCAGCATCAGCACCAATCACATCGCCGCCCACATGGAGATTTCTCCGGGCAATCTGTACTACCACTTCCCCAACAAGCAGGCGATCATCGCCGTGCTGTTCAGTGAGTACGAAAGCCTGGTGGACAGCTTCCTGCGTCCGCCCCAGGGCCGTGCCGCGACGGTCGAAGACAAGCGCTTCTATCTCAAGGAATTGCTGTCGGCGATGTGGCGCTACCGCTTTCTGCACCGCGATCTCGAACACTTGCTCGACAGCGATCCGGATCTGGCCGCGCGTTATCGCCGCTTCTCCCAGCGCTGCGTAATCCAGGGCGCAGCGATCTACGAAGGCTTTGTCGCTGCCGGGATCCTGAAGATGGACCGAGTGCAGATCGAATCCCTGACCCTCAACGCGTGGATCATCCTCACCTCGTGGGTGCGCTTCCTGTGCACGACCCGGGAGAACTCCAATTACCTCAGTGAACAGGCCATCAAGCGTGGCGTGTATCAGGTGCTGGTGCTGGAAGCGGGGTTTGTCACCGAGCAGGCCCGCGATGAGGTCAACGCCTTGTTCGAAGAGTTCTACGTGCCGCTGGCCCAGGCCCTCGAAGAAAGACCGTAA